ACCTGGCATAGTGCCTGACCACATGTGAGCCGAATTGGGTGTACAACCTACATGAGTGTGCAAAAAAGAAGACACTTTTGTCCATAGATATTAACTATTGTTACTGGGCTATTAGCACTTCATATTTGAATGGCATAAACTTGTGGATtgatgcttgtttgtttgggaCTTCATTGCATGAGGGAGATTTTTGTGTCTCCTGTGTCCCCCTTACCTGCTGCATGCCAGGCTCTGCGTTGTGCTGGGGTGCACATGGTTGAGCTGGTGCATCACAGCAGCCTGCCGCACAAACCCTCCTCCTTCATTTCCTGTATATCTTCTCATCTTTTTATGACTGTTAATATTATTGATCCACAGGAAAATGCAAATTGaaaactgctctgaaagcacttctaaagcaggaaagcaaagcGTTGCTTGTTCTTACCTTTGGTTAGGGAGTTGGTGTAAGCTATCAGGTCAGAGCTTAAAAGCTGTAGGAAGGTTAATAAGTGACCAGATTTTTCACTAATGGTATAGAGGGCTGATAAAGTAATTGTTACAGGTACATGCAGAAATTTGGCTTGCCTCATTATTTGTGGTTTTggttcttttattttgcataaagcCTTTGATCCTGACAGCAGATAACATAGATTGTTTCCGGGGCTTGACTCCAAGGTTGTGAAAAAAGGCCTACAAGTCCAGAAGAGGCTCAGGACACCCAAACTCATATAAAAGCACAACTGGGTATCATTTTGAGCACTTTCCCCAAAGCCATGGGATGTGTTCCCCACAACCGATGGCTGTGTCAGGTGTGAAGAGGTATttgggcacacacagcccaccCAAGGCCTCAGGTGCTGTATTCACCGCTAAGGGCCTTCAGGGAATGAGTTGGAGGGCAAGAGAGAACCATGCCCACATGCACCCATTGGCCATCATTCTCATACCCAAAACTGTTGTGTAGGGTAGAAGGCACGTTAGTGCCTCTTCCTTGCCTGGAGGACCAGTTAATGTGATTTTAGTAACTAGGAGTGATTGAATCTCTTAACAGGCGGCCATTGGTCTGGGCTCTTGGTCTGTATTGGCATCACCACAGTACCTTGTATGACCTGCTGGGGTTGTTGAGGTTGACATGTTACCCTACAGTGCAATTTAAGCTGAGGGTGAGAGCCTGGGTTTGGGAAGCAGAAATTTCAAAGGAATAATGTGAAACCCATGACTCTGACGCAGAAGTGATCCTCCATAATTTGTATTTATGCCTCTATGGGCACGTGCAGCAGGTGGATTTCTGTCATCTgagctgggggagctgcaggTATTTTATGGAGACTTAGAGCTGAAGACCTTTGAGACAGGTCTAAATGCTCCCTGTGATGCTTGTACATGCTAGTAACGTAGCACcttgtcttttttcccttccttagCTTCCTTCACAATCTCACTTCGTGCAGCAGACAATGTCACAGTTACAATTAAATTGAAACCTGGTTTTTTACCTGTCTGTCTAATTCGTGTAAAAAGTGGACCCCGGTTTGAATTGAAGATAAGACCAGGGGAGACTGTGACTTTCACCTTCACTTGTAACACTcctgagaaatatttaatgatgGAAATTCAGAAGAATATTGGTAAGACatgtttctattttgttttcatcagtggTGGTTTTCCTCTAATAAagccatgctttttttctttctccctgttaCTGTATCAAGGTATTGCCTATAATCTTGGCTAGGAAAAGAATCTTGGATGCTGACAGTCAGCTTTGAATTACTGAAACTACTCAAATTTAAGTCTGTACTTCTGtctggaaaaatgaatgttaactcattggatttttaaaatacttaaatgaGGGCACCAAGCAAATGAAAGTACAGTTCACTGCAGGTAGTGGAAAACTTAATGATTTGACAGGCATTGTATCACGATTCTGAGCATAGTGGCTTAAAATCAGTTCTCTAGGTTCATGATTTCCATCTCTTTTAATGTTGAATTCCTCCCGTTTGTTTATTCAGTTCTCTATTCACTACATACCTTCTAAATTCTTCAGCAAAcaacaaagaatgaaatacCTTGTTAGTCAAGCTGGTTCATTTGTAAAAGCAAGTTTATCCTGTCTACTCAAAGGGACGGGAGTCCTGTTTAAAGACAGGACTTATAGGAGTGGAGTGTCTTTGAATCTATgtagaataatatatatatatatatatatatatatatatatatatatatatatatatataaagtactGAAGAAGTTTAAAGAAGCAATGAAAGGGTAAGTAACATACCTCATTTACTTGATGACTTTCCATAGTGTACCAGGCTGTTCTCTTTTTGTATTTAGACTGTGTATCAGGCCCGTGTCCTTTTGGAGATGTTCATCTTTACCCACCAGGGCTGCCTCGCCTTAATAGGACTTTCATCTGGGATGTGAAAGCGAGTACAAAGGCTGGACTTGAGCTGAAATTTTCTGCCCCATTAAGACAGATTCAACCAGGAGAGATGTGTCCAGATTTAGTTAGCTACAACATCAACAGCTGCATTGATACAGCCACAGTCAACATTGGCACCTTCTGCAGAAATGGCTCAGTATCTCGTGTCAAACTGCTTGGAGGAGTCATCATGTCTCTGCACCTCCCTTGGAACTTGACTGTCACCACTTCAGGCTTTAACATTGCCAACAGGTCTTCCATAAAACGTAAGTATATGGAGTAGTTTATTGTTCCCTGATTTCTTCCCCATGCAGTCCTCTTTTAGAAAAGGTGGTGATGGTTAGTTTTTGTTCAGTAGCTATTCCTCATCAAAGTGTCTCAGTAGCTTGATTGTTCAATGCAATAATTATGCAAACTGTTGTGTTGCTGCTTTTGGTGCAATCTCTTTAAACTTCCTAAAACTTAAACATAACAGTTTTCTTAGTTTATGTGGGACTAGATAGCGTTACTAGAGTAATCCAGGAGACTTATTTGTTAGTTGCAGTGTGTAgttatgtttctttatttttaaataaagcctCCTTGATTTGCTTGTGTCTCAAACTAATGTCTCTCTTCAGGAGAGGAAGGTGGGAAAAGGGGAACCAATGCCTGGGAGGTACATGAGTGCTTAAGTACAGATATCTGTTTCAGCCTGTGCAGCAACATAACATGTTGTgtaataatcttttaaaaatacctgaaatatGTGTAGTAGTCAGTGGATTGCTCTGTGACCTCATGACAAACCTTCTTTCAGGgtttttcttgtgctttacTTGAATCGTGTGATTGTTGCCATCAGCTATAGACCAGATTTAGATTTGTGTTTCTAGAAGGCAATAACAAAAAACCATAAGATTTGTCACTTCTGCTCTGTTGTGGCACTGCTGAGACATTCAGAAAGGTAAGGGGTGGCACTCCTTGCAGTTGCTCATAGTTACTGGCTAGAGCAAGGCTGTAATCTTTGCATACATAGCTTTGCTCTGCCAAGTGCTGGGATTCATCCAAGTACAAGTCATGTTACACCATCTCTGTGGTTCTCATTCATGTTTTATCATGCATATTTGAGGCTCTGTGCTGGTGTGCTCTTGTTAGAACTCCAAAGCTTTTGGACTGAGCtgatttaaaagcttttgtatttgtttcatgAAATTTGGTGAAGCAGTACTAGCGGAAGCGGGCTGTTAAGCTGCATGATTGCTCTTGTTAAGCCAGGATCAGAAGTGAGAACTAAgatctttccttttcataaaaTACAGGCCCATCCATGTGTTTGACAGGTAAACCCACTACACTGAAAATAACAGTGTTAGCATATCCCTTTCCTTTTGTATAATTGAAGGTAATAGCAGTAACTCAACTATGTGTTTAAGTGTGATGTTCTTGTAATAGCCTAACCTGTAACTGCAGTGGATGAGCTCActgtcaaataaaaatattcagctgctgcagcactacATATGCTGATGTGTTGTCTCCAATTGCTAATACTTTTCatgattcttttcttctgtcttagGGTTATGCATTATTGAATCCATTTTGAAGGGGGAATCTTCCATCATGTTGATGTCCCCAAATTATCCCTTGGGCTTTCCAGAAGATGAGCTCATGACATGGCAGTTTGtagtcccttccaacatgaGAGCGAGTGTGTTTTTCCACGACTACAGCCTTTCCAACTGcgaaaggaaggaggagagggtGGAGTATTACATACCTGGCTCTGTTAGTAATCCTGAAGTGTTTAAGCTGAGTGACAGCCAGCCTGCTAATATTGCTGGCAGCTTCAACCtgtctctgcagggctgtgatcAGGATGCCCAGAACCCAGGCATCCTTCGCTTACTCTTCCAAGTCGTCGTTCAGCACCCTCAGATTGATGAGAGTGAGTACTGGTTTGTTCCTACTGTCTCTGCATTTattacttttcctctttccttctgcagacACAAGCCGGCtctgttgcttttgttcatAGACATTTAGACTGTGCTCCATGAGGAAGAGAATGCTGCTTTTGTCATTCCTTTTTTTGAACTTTGAGCCCTCCTTTAGTTAAGGAGGTAGCTTGCTGAGCAACACTGAGGCCTGCGTTACTTTATTTGCCACTGGCTGCTGCAACAGGAAGGTGAATGGCAATACTGAGCTTTGCAATTTGCAGCAGGGTCAAAATGTCCATTTGTAGGTTTTATACTGTATCTTGTAAATGGAGATTCCTTTTCCAGCATATGCACCATGTAACTGAGAAATGCCTTTATGATCTGTGAAATCAGACCTTGCACTCtttataaacaaaattaaacataGGGCAGCATTTCCTTGAGGCGATGTTCTCTCCATGGGGATCTGATCCAATTATCTTGCAAGAACCTTCTTGATTAAATTGTCCAGGCTTGTGTGTCACCCCACAGTCTCCCTATCAAAGGTTCTGTAGCATCCCGGCACTCTCATCCTCAGTTCTTTATCTGTCTAGTCTGTCTCCATTCACAAACAGCAAATCCTCCTGAAACTGCTAAACAAATCACGTTTGTGTACATTTATTGTGTTACATCTTGGAAGCCAGACAGAGGGAAAACATTGCATTCAGTTAATCACCTTTATCTCTGTTCTACTTTGGAAAGCAAAGAAtcatttaaatatctttatAGCCAAGATTATAGCCatctaaaaattaattttttaaaaaaggttgCCATTTATTTAATGAAGTGCAAGCAATAAACTGCTTGGATTTGAGAAAGAGCAGTGGCTCCTCTTGGGATTTCATAGGACTTCATGAGTGATTTTAGTTATGTAAGTTCCATCAAAGATTCGAATTCAGCCCTCAGGTCCGTATTGAAACTTTCTTAGTGTGTAGTGTGCAAGTTAAGCATGgttcttattaaaaatacattggtATCTACACATTCTCAAAGCTTCCCAAACATTTTGGTGTTCCACAGCTGTCTGTGGTGCTTGTCATTAATTAAGAGgaaaatttcctcttttctaaCTTGCAGAGGGGTGTGTTCTATCTTCTCATCTGTCAAAAACGAAAATGTTAAGGAGTTGTGGCCTTGGTATTGAGCCAGTAGGGTAGACCACTAATGAGTGTCCTCCAGACAGACTTTATCCTGCTGATCACAAACCTTTCAAGGTCAGCAGTTGAGCCAGTCTGTAGTTGACATCACTGTCCACTTAGCTAGTCTATACTTAATTAGTGTGTTTGGGAATATGCATTATGGGAAATGTTCAACTCAACTTTAGCAAGGCTTTTGAGACTGAGCCACTGCTCTTCCCTCACCTACTGAGCCAGTCCCGTCATTCTAGAGGGGGTGTTGCACTGCATAAATGTGGGTTCCTTTTTCTAAATTCATGCTGACTAGTCCTGATCACTTTCTTGTCCTCTATGTGTTTGGAAGTTGTTTCCAGGATTGTTTGTACTATTGCCTTCTCaagatttgtaataaaaatgtcaaGGCACTTTCTGAGCTCACCTAGGGTAAGCACAGAAATCTAACAAATCTAACATAGCTACTATGGAGCTCAACTAGTTGTGTTATAACTTAGCCTGTTCAAAAGAGACTAGCTTACGTTGCCCCATTACAACTGAGAAGTAGTCAGGAAATGATGTAAAGGCTTAAACTTAACTGGAAGAGTATTATGATACTATCTGAGTTTTTATTACATGGAtagaaagaagtaaataatgttttcttagTTAATATAGAAATAGCTTTAATGGCCCCTTGTCTAATGGGGTGAGAAGAGATGGAGGAAATTCTCCTTCACACCATTAATTGCTCTGAGATGTTTTGTCGTTGCAGATGTCACCCACTTGATTGACCTTAGCAAAGAACGGAATATGACTGTAACAATACACTTTGAAGAGTGGCCCAGGCGATCCCCGCTTGTATCAGAGCCCATGTGCCTGATCTGCAAGGATCCTCGCACCTGTGACCGTGTTCTGACATTGGCCTCTGGCGCCGCCTACaagatttcctttctgtgcaAGGACTTATCCCGCCTGCGGATCACAGCTGAAAAGGGCATAAGTATGACAAAAGTGGCTTAATCTTGTTTCCTGGAGAatgtttctgtgtgcttctgtgtACTACAAGCCGTACATGTATGTGGTAAAGGTTAATAAGAGAAGATGTCTTCTCAGTGAAATTCTTATCTGGATCTGCATCACAGGTCTAATAGGACTCTGTGTATGGTTACTCTGGTATATCAGAGGGGTTGTTTTTCCTATGTACTTCCcctgctagaaaaaaaatgtaactgtttTGACTTGTCTTTGTGATTACAGGCTGTGTGGGTCTTCGGTGGTGTGACAGCAAGACCTACTCCCTCTCAGTGCCCAAGACTATTACCCAATTGCCAGTTCAACTGCATAAATTTATTTGGAAGCTCACAGCTCCCGAACTGATCAATATAGAAATAACATCTCCATCACTGAAACTGCGGCAGCACCTCCCAGAACAGAACTGCAACACAAGCTACAGTTACAGCATTGCTAGTGCCACCCCAGAGACAGAGATGAACGTTGGTATATTCTGCCCTGGTGGAGCCATTGAAAAGATTCAGTTGAGGAATAATGTCACCATATCCTTAAAAACATTTGGCAAAGGTTTCGTCAATGAGTCTAATAATCAAGatctgaaaatgtcttttgtgCCACATATTAAAGGTAAGGTTATGTTTTGTACATCTTACCCCATTGTTGGATCTTTCAGTACATTTATTAGAACAAATATGCGCAAATAGAAATAAGAATTCAATTCTTTAGAGTCTAGGCTTGGAGTCATTACTTGGACTGATCTTTATCTGAATCAGTGAGGTGGCTTAgtcctgcaggaaggaaaggttTGTGCTGTAGATAGTTGAGGGGAA
The window above is part of the Coturnix japonica isolate 7356 chromosome 2, Coturnix japonica 2.1, whole genome shotgun sequence genome. Proteins encoded here:
- the CDCP1 gene encoding CUB domain-containing protein 1 isoform X2 produces the protein MTEHYSQPASQAAGEEAVRQSSTCELPGGTATVPSFRPSVPPSVQVCGGGGSEGAEGTSARLGAGPLREMAGSCALLAVLAVLLAASAQHLQREASFTISLRAADNVTVTIKLKPGFLPVCLIRVKSGPRFELKIRPGETVTFTFTCNTPEKYLMMEIQKNIDCVSGPCPFGDVHLYPPGLPRLNRTFIWDVKASTKAGLELKFSAPLRQIQPGEMCPDLVSYNINSCIDTATVNIGTFCRNGSVSRVKLLGGVIMSLHLPWNLTVTTSGFNIANRSSIKRLCIIESILKGESSIMLMSPNYPLGFPEDELMTWQFVVPSNMRASVFFHDYSLSNCERKEERVEYYIPGSVSNPEVFKLSDSQPANIAGSFNLSLQGCDQDAQNPGILRLLFQVVVQHPQIDENVTHLIDLSKERNMTVTIHFEEWPRRSPLVSEPMCLICKDPRTCDRVLTLASGAAYKISFLCKDLSRLRITAEKGISCVGLRWCDSKTYSLSVPKTITQLPVQLHKFIWKLTAPELINIEITSPSLKLRQHLPEQNCNTSYSYSIASATPETEMNVGIFCPGGAIEKIQLRNNVTISLKTFGKGFVNESNNQDLKMSFVPHIKDECTFTVSPDSKAKTYLQTPNSLYGLPPYISISWYIIVPSKQVARLGFSTDRMGIACETGRAYVNIKEQMPGAEETVRREDELLPQPRNMHHNFWVNVSNCKPVDPMQLNLKFWVTFVEKQIARGL
- the CDCP1 gene encoding CUB domain-containing protein 1 isoform X1 codes for the protein MTEHYSQPASQAAGEEAVRQSSTCELPGGTATVPSFRPSVPPSVQVCGGGGSEGAEGTSARLGAGPLREMAGSCALLAVLAVLLAASAQHLQREASFTISLRAADNVTVTIKLKPGFLPVCLIRVKSGPRFELKIRPGETVTFTFTCNTPEKYLMMEIQKNIDCVSGPCPFGDVHLYPPGLPRLNRTFIWDVKASTKAGLELKFSAPLRQIQPGEMCPDLVSYNINSCIDTATVNIGTFCRNGSVSRVKLLGGVIMSLHLPWNLTVTTSGFNIANRSSIKRLCIIESILKGESSIMLMSPNYPLGFPEDELMTWQFVVPSNMRASVFFHDYSLSNCERKEERVEYYIPGSVSNPEVFKLSDSQPANIAGSFNLSLQGCDQDAQNPGILRLLFQVVVQHPQIDENVTHLIDLSKERNMTVTIHFEEWPRRSPLVSEPMCLICKDPRTCDRVLTLASGAAYKISFLCKDLSRLRITAEKGISCVGLRWCDSKTYSLSVPKTITQLPVQLHKFIWKLTAPELINIEITSPSLKLRQHLPEQNCNTSYSYSIASATPETEMNVGIFCPGGAIEKIQLRNNVTISLKTFGKGFVNESNNQDLKMSFVPHIKDECTFTVSPDSKAKTYLQTPNSLYGLPPYISISWYIIVPSKQVARLGFSTDRMGIACETGRAYVNIKEQMPGAEETVRREDELLPQPRNMHHNFWVNVSNCKPVDPMQLNLKFWVTFVEKQIDLAVILGVLAGVGILAAIGLTVCCVKKKKKKSQNPMVGVYNANVNTQMPGKQRLFKKDRKTNESHVYAVIDDAMVYGHLLKESNGSVTPEVDVYRPFDGPMGSLPPSPPPFSFRKDAKHSPNTEEPPLLAETDHDTYTFAHQKSGELEDNADGNEKHNGDTSMSLLENKEQDSLEE